A section of the Festucalex cinctus isolate MCC-2025b chromosome 7, RoL_Fcin_1.0, whole genome shotgun sequence genome encodes:
- the sqlea gene encoding squalene monooxygenase: protein MWTFLGLASFTYLYKKSGAVWTLAQRELLTALVLFLSVGLLLSYFRYFHGHKLRISQVLSSPLSLLSLLPVVNHLIPKSSSQTRHNAGNTCQKSPRRRQQVASASSTSSSQVGTSVGLGTDAEPDVVIVGAGVLGSAMAAVLARDCRRVTVVERDLKEPDRIVGELLQPGGYRALQELGLEGSVEGLDAHVVNGYVIHDMESSTEVEIPYPQQEENVQCGRAFHHGRFIMGLRKAARAEPNVTFIEGIVTSLEEVDGCVTGIQYKDKHSGDIKEVRAALTVVADGCFSKFRKSLVSGKAHVSSHFVGCLMKDCPQFKANHAELVLANPSPVLVYQISSSHTRVLVDVRGEMPRNLPQYLAEKVYPQLPEHLKEPFMEALQNDRVRSMPASFLPPSPVNKPGVLLLGDAYNMRHPLTGGGMSVALNDVRIWRSLLRNIPDLFDDKAVLQAKKKFHWERKSSHSFVVNVLAQALYELFAATDESLHELRKACFQYFKLGGECIAGPVGLLSVLSPKPMILIGHFFAVALYAIYFNFKCESWRTKHRALWKSGAILFRACTVMFPLIYSELKHLVY, encoded by the exons ATGTGGACTTTTTTGGGACTAGCCAGCTTCACTTATCTGTACAAAAAATCCGGAGCTGTTTGGACGTTGGCTCAGAGAGAGCTTCTGACAGCCCTCGTTTTATTTCTGTCCGTTGGACTGCTGTTGTCTTATTTCAGATACTTCCATGGCCACAAGCTCAGAATCTCTCAGGTGTTAAGTTCACCTTTGAGCCTCTTGTCCCTTTTGCCTGTCGTCAACCATCTCATCCCGAAAAGTTCGTCACAGACTCGTCACAATGCGGGCAACACGTGTCAAAAG AGCCCAAGAAGAAGGCAACAAGTGGCTAGTGCATCTTCCACATCCTCCTCACAAGTTGGCACGTCCGTCGGGCTCGGGACAGATGCTGAGCCAGATGTGGTGATAGTCGGGGCCGGCGTCCTGGGATCGGCAATGGCGGCCGTACTGGCGCGGGACTGTCGACGGGTGACGGTGGTGGAGAGGGACCTGAAGGAGCCCGACAGGATCGTGGGCGAGCTGCTTCAACCTGGAGGCTATCGAGCGCTCCAAGAACTCGGCCTGGAAG GTTCTGTGGAGGGTCTCGACGCCCATGTGGTGAATGGTTATGTGATCCATGACATGGAGAGCAGCACAGAGGTGGAGATCCCCTACCCTCAGCAAGAGGAGAATGTCCAGTGCGGACGTGCCTTCCATCATGGGCGATTCATCATGGGCCTACGGAAGGCCGCCCGTGCTGAGCCCAA TGTCACCTTTATAGAAGGCATCGTGACCAGCTTGGAGGAAGTGGATGGCTGTGTAACTGGAATTCAGTACAAAGATAAACACAGCGGGGACATTAAG GAAGTGCGTGCAGCCTTGACAGTGGTGGCAGACGGATGTTTCTCCAAATTCAGGAAGAGTCTTGTATCTGGGAAAGCTCACGTTTCTTCTCACTTTGTTGGATGCCTCATGAAG GACTGCCCCCAGTTTAAAGCCAACCATGCGGAATTGGTGTTGGCCAACCCCAGCCCGGTGCTCGTCTATCAAATCTCCTCCAGCCACACCCGAGTGCTTGTGGATGTAAGGGGGGAGATGCCACGCAACCTTCCGCAGTATTTGGCCGAGAAAGTATACCCTCAACTGCCAG AGCATTTAAAAGAACCTTTTATGGAGGCGCTACAGAACGATCGTGTCAGGTCCATGCCTGCCAgcttcctccctccctctcctGTCAACAAGCCAG GCGTGTTGCTACTGGGCGACGCATACAACATGAGGCACCCCCTGACTGGAGGAGGGATGAGCGTGGCCCTCAATGACGTCCGTATATGGAGGAGCCTGCTGCGGAACATTCCGGACCTGTTCGATGACAAAGCCGTGCTACAG GCAAAGAAAAAATTCCACTGGGAGCGCAAGTCATCACATTCTTTTGTGGTGAACGTGTTGGCACAGGCCCTGTACGAGCTGTTTGCAGCCACAGATG AGTCACTGCATGAGCTGAGGAAAGCCTGCTTTCAGTACTTCAAACTTGGAGGAGAGTGCATCGCTGGACCAGTTGGACTTCTCTCAGT CTTGTCACCCAAACCAATGATCCTGATTGGGCATTTCTTCGCTGTGGCCTTGTACGCAATCTACTTCAACTTCAAGTGTGAGTCTTGGAGGACCAAGCACAGAGCTTTATGGAAAAGCGGAGCGATCCTCTTCCGAGCCTGCACCGTCATGTTCCCGCTCATCTATTCGGAGCTCAAGCACCTGGTGTACTAA
- the rnf144b gene encoding E3 ubiquitin-protein ligase RNF144B translates to MSGTSSTASRRAEDSEPGPTSNNQSGPDVFCKLCLCEHPPPLTRTLRSCACIFCTTCLQQYVELAIKEGGGAPITCPDMACRKTGVLLDSEIADLASAEQTKLYERLKFERGVKLDPSKTWCPVLECQAVCDVPLSTEGRPGAVPCPTCRAVFCSSCREPWQGNHTCPEHQPMMSHTGESSDSESAIKQCPMCGIYIERNQGCAQMLCKSCKHTFCWYCLQNLDGDIFLRHYDKGPCRNKLGHSRASVMWNRTQVVGILVGLSIVMLVTSPLLLLASPCILCCLCKTCRLKKKKRKKGFSPPDSST, encoded by the exons ATGTCCGGCACAAGTTCCACAGCGAGCAGGAGGGCTGAGGATTCGGAACCAGGACCAACCTCCAACAATCAGTCCGGTCCTGATGTTTTCTGCAAGCTGTGCCTCTGCGAGCATCCGCCGCCACTCACCAGGACACTACGCAGCTGCGCCTGCATCTTCTGTACAACT TGTCTGCAGCAGTATGTTGAGCTGGCCATCAAGGAGGGTGGGGGAGCACCCATCACTTGCCCAGACATGGCTTGCAGAAAAACTGGGGTGCTACTTGACTCTGAG ATAGCCGACTTGGCCTCTGCTGAGCAGACTAAGCTGTATGAGCGTTTGAAGTTTGAGAGAG GAGTGAAACTGGACCCGAGTAAAACCTGGTGCCCGGTGCTTGAATGCCAAGCTGTGTGCGACGTGCCGCTGAGCACTGAAGGCCGGCCCGGTGCTGTGCCATGCCCCACATGTCGCGCAGTCTTTTGCTCCAGCTGCAGAGAACCCTGGCAGGGGAACCATACCTGCCCCGAGCACCAACCCATGATGTCACACACTGGTGAAAGCAG TGACTCTGAGTCGGCCATCAAACAGTGTCCCATGTGCGGCATCTACATAGAGCGGAATCAAGGTTGCGCACAAATGCTGTGCAAGAGCTGCAAACACACCTTCTGCTGGTACTGCCTGCAGAACCTGGAT GGTGACATTTTCCTCAGGCATTACGATAAGGGGCCTTGCAGAAACAAACTTGGCCACTCCAGAGCCTCGGTTATGTGGAACCGAACGCAG GTGGTGGGAATCTTGGTTGGGTTGAGCATTGTGATGCTGGTGACCTCTCCACTCCTCTTGCTGGCCTCGCCGTGCATCCTGTGCTGCCTCTGCAAGACCTGCaggttgaagaagaagaaaagaaagaagggCTTCAGTCCGCCAGACTCCTCCACGTAG
- the LOC144022247 gene encoding uncharacterized protein LOC144022247: protein MASEKEFFAGIPKIPYVSNAGPGNVMCFKHYNAQEVLLGRTMEDWLRFSICYWHTFCGTGADPFGFPTLFRSWNEGSPMEAAKKRLQAAFEFFTKIGVKYYTFHDRDMAPEGSTLEESNKNLDEISDLALKLQKQTGVKVLWVTCNLFAHPRYMNGAATNPDCHVLAYAGAQVKKGLEVAKKLGAENFVFWGGREGFLSVHNTDVAAELKHMANFFKMAVKYKEKIGLKCQFLIEPKPKEPCKHQYDYDAMSVLGFLKHYGLESHFKLNIEPNHTTLAGHSYEHDVVLASAFGMLGSVDANTGSPDLGWDTDQFPMDIRNTTLVMKTVIEQGGLQPGGLNFDAKVRRESTDPEDVFIAHIGAMDAFARGLRNAVAILEDGLLANMLKERYSSFSQGIGLKVEEGSATLEDMEAFIQQNGEPKSTSGKQEKYESIFNYYVK, encoded by the exons ATGGCGTCTGAGAAGGAATTCTTTGCGG GCATTCCCAAGATCCCATATGTTTCCAATGCTGGGCCGGGAAATGTCATGTGCTTCAAACACTACAATGCACAGGAG GTCCTTCTGGGGAGGACGATGGAGGACTGGCTGAGATTCTCGATCTGCTACTGGCACACTTTCTGTGGAACTG GTGCCGACCCCTTTGGCTTTCCAACTCTTTTTCGGTCTTGGAACGAAGGCTCTCCCATGGAAGCAGCCAAGAAGAGACTGCAGGCTGCTTTTGAGTTTTTCACCAAGATTGGC GTGAAGTATTACACATTTCATGACAG AGACATGGCACCCGAGGGCTCCACCCTGGAGGAGTCAAATAAGAATCTGGATGAAATCAGCGATTTAGCTCTCAAGTTGCAGAAGCAGACTGGAGTCAAGGTGCTGTGGGTGACCTGCAACCTATTTGCCCATCCAAG GTACATGAATGGCGCCGCCACCAACCCAGACTGTCACGTTCTGGCCTATGCTGGTGCTCAAGTCAAGAAGGGACTGGAAGTTGCCAAGAAGTTGGGTGCAGAAAACTTTG TGTTTTGGGGCGGAAGGGAGGGTTTCCTCTCTGTCCATAATACTGACGTTGCTGCAGAACTGAAACATATGGCCAACTTCTTCAAAATGGCTGTCA AGTACAAAGAGAAGATTGGGTTGAAGTGCCAGTTTTTGATTGAGCCAAAACCAAAGGAGCCCTGCAAACACCAATATGACTACG ATGCGATGAGCGTCCTGGGCTTCCTCAAGCATTACGGCCTGGAAAGCCACTTCAAGTTGAACATCGAACCCAACCACACCACCTTGGCGGGACACTCGTACGAGCACGACGTCGTCCTGGCCTCTGC CTTTGGCATGCTGGGATCAGTCGACGCCAACACGGGTTCCCCTGACCTCGGCTGGGACACGGACCAGTTCCCCATGGACATCAGAAACACAACGTTGGTCATGAAG ACCGTCATTGAACAAGGCGGCCTGCAGCCCGGCGGCCTGAACTTCGACGCAAAGGTGCGCAGAGAGTCCACCGACCCGGAGGACGTCTTCATCGCTCACATCGGAGCGATGGATGCGTTTGCGCGAGGACTCAGGAATGCCGTTGCCATCCTCGAAGATGGGCTTCTCGCAAACATGCTCAAg GAGCGCTACTCAAGCTTCAGCCAAGGCATCGGACTGAAAGTGGAAGAAGGTTCTGCTACTTTGGAGGACATGGAG gCTTTTATCCAGCAGAATGGTGAGCCGAAATCGACATCAGGGAAGCAAGAAAAATATGAATCCATCTTTAATTATTATGTGAAATAA